A window of Lysobacter terrestris contains these coding sequences:
- a CDS encoding AAA family ATPase, with product MDSSIPPIPGGIGNETNGRLHAAFHDLRTALAAEIVGQGALIDRLLIALLADGHLLVEGAPGLAKTSAIRALAARLDADFARVQFTPDLLPADLTGTEVWRPQDGRFEFQPGPIFHPLLLADEINRAPAKVQSALLEAMGERQVTVGRQTYALPALFLVMATQNPIEQEGTFPLPEAQLDRFLMHVRIGYPEAATESEILRLARERARASVRSAPAAIARMPLADVFAARAALLELHVAPAVERYLIELVLASRNAQRYDAALARRIAWGASPRGSIALERCARAHAWLAGRDFVTPDDVRAIAPDVLRHRILPSYEATAEGWDGDRLVADLLRLVPLP from the coding sequence ATGGACAGCAGCATCCCCCCGATTCCCGGCGGAATCGGCAATGAAACCAACGGCCGGCTCCACGCTGCGTTCCACGACCTGCGCACGGCGCTGGCGGCGGAAATCGTGGGCCAGGGCGCGCTGATCGACCGCCTCCTGATCGCCCTGCTCGCCGACGGCCACCTGCTCGTCGAGGGCGCGCCGGGCCTGGCCAAGACCAGCGCGATCCGGGCGCTGGCCGCGCGCCTGGACGCCGATTTCGCGCGCGTGCAGTTCACCCCCGACCTGCTGCCGGCCGACCTGACCGGCACCGAAGTGTGGCGACCGCAGGACGGCCGCTTCGAATTCCAACCCGGCCCGATCTTCCACCCGCTGCTGCTGGCCGATGAAATCAATCGCGCACCGGCGAAAGTGCAATCGGCGCTGCTCGAAGCGATGGGCGAGCGCCAGGTCACGGTCGGGCGGCAGACCTATGCCTTGCCCGCGCTGTTCCTGGTGATGGCGACGCAGAACCCGATCGAGCAGGAGGGCACCTTCCCCTTGCCCGAAGCACAGCTGGATCGCTTCCTGATGCACGTGCGGATCGGCTACCCCGAGGCCGCGACGGAATCGGAAATCCTCCGTCTCGCCCGTGAACGCGCCCGCGCCAGCGTGCGTTCGGCACCCGCGGCCATCGCGCGCATGCCCTTGGCGGACGTCTTTGCCGCTCGGGCCGCGCTGCTCGAGCTCCACGTCGCCCCGGCGGTGGAGCGCTACCTGATCGAACTGGTACTGGCATCGCGTAACGCGCAGCGCTACGACGCCGCGCTCGCGCGCCGGATCGCCTGGGGCGCCAGCCCGCGCGGCTCGATCGCGCTCGAACGCTGTGCGCGCGCGCACGCCTGGCTGGCCGGGCGCGACTTCGTGACGCCAGACGACGTCCGCGCGATCGCGCCCGACGTACTGCGCCATCGCATCCTGCCCAGCTACGAAGCCACGGCGGAAGGCTGGGACGGCGATCGCCTGGTCGCCGACCTGCTGCGGCTGGTGCCGCTGCCCTGA
- a CDS encoding VWA domain-containing protein yields MNPLGEFAALHFLRPWWLLALVALPLLAWWWRRRQRRNSAWQQLVDPHLLPHLLDAHGDRRSALGAWMAACAYVLAILALAGPAWRQSGQPLWQSHAPLVVALDLSSATLASDMPPSRLAQARAKLSTLLRERQGGQVGLVVFAGDAFTVAPLTDDAANVALFLDSLQPDVMPRDGQRAAQAVAWSSELLRRAGANRGDILLITDHADDGAVSAAADAAAAGYRVSALGLGSEAGAAYRRLDSGIAKAHLDPASLRRLADSGHGRYRALASDDSDLDALGLLDPGRAEATGKGASALAWRDEGYWLLLPLMALMLFAFRRSSGALLVVVVLCGAWPVSGAHAADLWRRPDQSAHARVQEGNAAYRRGDFQAAERQYADVDSATAHYNRGNALAQAGRYPQAIEAYDRALKQQPGMADAIANRRAVQAAMKRQQQSGGKGGQSKQSQGTQGPGQQGQQQGQANQKPGEGQQNGAGDRQSTAQQGRNPDQKKQQASQSADPSAQATPDAATQAEADRAQRERMQRALQQQRDAQAGKGDKKAKAPVEETPEQRERRLANEAWLRRIPDDPGGLLRAKFRLEYERRVAKGAVEP; encoded by the coding sequence ATGAACCCGCTGGGCGAATTCGCCGCGCTGCACTTCCTGCGGCCGTGGTGGCTGCTGGCGCTGGTGGCCTTGCCGCTGCTGGCGTGGTGGTGGCGACGTCGCCAGCGACGCAATAGCGCCTGGCAACAGCTCGTCGATCCGCACCTGCTGCCGCACCTGCTGGACGCACATGGCGACCGGCGCAGCGCGCTCGGGGCATGGATGGCGGCGTGCGCCTACGTGCTCGCGATCCTGGCACTGGCCGGCCCGGCGTGGCGGCAATCCGGGCAGCCGCTGTGGCAGAGCCATGCGCCGCTGGTGGTGGCGTTGGACCTGTCCAGCGCGACGCTGGCCAGCGACATGCCGCCCTCGCGGCTGGCGCAGGCGCGGGCCAAGTTGTCGACGTTGCTGCGTGAACGCCAAGGCGGACAGGTCGGCCTGGTGGTCTTCGCCGGCGACGCGTTCACCGTCGCGCCGCTCACCGACGATGCGGCGAACGTCGCGCTGTTCCTCGATTCGCTGCAACCCGACGTGATGCCACGCGACGGCCAGCGCGCAGCGCAGGCGGTGGCATGGTCGAGTGAATTGCTGCGTCGCGCGGGTGCGAACCGTGGCGACATCCTGCTCATCACCGACCACGCCGACGACGGCGCGGTCAGCGCGGCCGCGGACGCCGCCGCTGCGGGCTATCGCGTGTCGGCGTTGGGACTGGGCAGTGAAGCGGGCGCGGCCTACCGCCGCCTCGACAGTGGCATCGCGAAGGCGCATCTGGACCCGGCATCGCTGCGTCGACTCGCCGACAGCGGCCACGGCCGCTACCGCGCACTCGCCAGCGACGACAGCGACCTGGACGCCCTGGGCCTGCTCGACCCGGGGCGCGCCGAAGCGACGGGCAAGGGCGCCAGCGCACTGGCATGGCGCGACGAGGGCTATTGGCTGCTGCTGCCGCTCATGGCGCTGATGCTGTTCGCGTTCCGTCGCAGCAGCGGTGCGCTGCTGGTCGTGGTGGTGCTGTGCGGTGCCTGGCCGGTAAGCGGCGCGCACGCGGCCGACCTGTGGCGGCGTCCGGACCAGAGCGCACATGCGCGTGTGCAGGAGGGCAATGCGGCCTACCGCCGGGGCGACTTCCAGGCGGCGGAGCGGCAATACGCCGACGTCGACAGCGCGACCGCGCATTACAACCGCGGCAATGCGCTGGCGCAGGCGGGCCGGTATCCGCAGGCCATCGAAGCGTACGACCGCGCACTGAAGCAGCAGCCGGGCATGGCCGATGCAATTGCCAATCGCCGTGCCGTGCAGGCGGCGATGAAGCGCCAGCAGCAGTCGGGCGGCAAGGGCGGACAGTCCAAGCAGTCGCAAGGCACACAAGGGCCAGGACAGCAGGGCCAGCAACAAGGACAGGCGAACCAGAAGCCCGGCGAGGGCCAGCAGAACGGTGCGGGCGATAGGCAATCGACTGCGCAGCAGGGCCGCAATCCCGATCAGAAAAAGCAGCAGGCCTCGCAGTCGGCCGACCCGTCCGCGCAGGCCACGCCCGACGCCGCGACGCAGGCCGAGGCCGACCGCGCGCAACGCGAACGCATGCAACGCGCCCTGCAACAACAACGCGATGCCCAGGCCGGCAAGGGCGACAAGAAAGCGAAGGCGCCGGTCGAAGAAACCCCCGAACAGCGCGAACGCCGGCTCGCCAACGAAGCCTGGCTGCGGCGCATTCCGGACGATCCGGGTGGCCTGCTGCGCGCGAAATTCCGCCTCGAATACGAACGCCGCGTGGCCAAGGGAGCCGTCGAACCGTGA
- a CDS encoding type IV pilus inner membrane component PilO: MSAKKFSLRDLDFNNMGAWPQQAKVGFCVIIALLIIFLSWWLFVRDKLNELSALEGQEKELRLEFETKQGRAANLEPLKQQLAQMEEQLKQMLRQLPSKTEMPDLIVDISQTALATGITNELFQPGPEIPKEFYAEKPISLRMVGTYHQFGGFVSGVATLPRVVIMTMHDISLKPREKDRAGKPMPITPNSALELAGTVKTYRYLDEDEVAEQEAAAKTAGGPNGTKGGT; the protein is encoded by the coding sequence GTGAGCGCCAAGAAATTCTCGCTGCGGGATCTCGACTTCAACAACATGGGCGCCTGGCCGCAGCAGGCTAAGGTGGGCTTCTGCGTGATCATCGCGCTCCTGATCATCTTCCTCAGCTGGTGGCTGTTCGTCCGCGACAAGCTGAACGAGCTCAGTGCACTGGAAGGCCAGGAGAAAGAGCTGCGCCTGGAGTTCGAGACCAAGCAGGGCCGCGCCGCCAACCTGGAGCCGCTCAAGCAGCAGCTGGCCCAGATGGAAGAGCAGCTCAAGCAGATGCTGCGCCAGCTGCCGAGCAAGACCGAAATGCCAGACCTCATCGTCGACATTTCCCAGACGGCGCTGGCGACGGGGATCACCAACGAGCTGTTCCAGCCCGGCCCGGAAATCCCCAAGGAGTTCTACGCCGAGAAGCCGATTTCGCTGCGCATGGTGGGTACCTACCACCAGTTCGGCGGCTTCGTCAGCGGCGTGGCGACGCTGCCGCGCGTGGTGATCATGACCATGCACGACATCTCGCTGAAGCCTCGCGAGAAGGACAGGGCCGGAAAGCCCATGCCGATTACGCCCAACAGCGCGCTTGAGCTTGCCGGCACGGTGAAGACATATCGCTACCTCGACGAAGACGAGGTGGCCGAGCAGGAGGCCGCAGCCAAGACTGCCGGCGGCCCGAACGGCACGAAGGGAGGGACCTGA
- a CDS encoding DUF4381 family protein, producing MNDPGLVLRDIHPSPAPSWWPPASGWWALAAVLVAVVVACVLWRRSRQRRIRRVTRMFDDALAVDAGASAQVAAMSQLLRRAARRRDRHADTLSGDAWLAFLDAGDARAPFSQGEGRLLLDGGFRRDTDLTRVAALQSLARARFVDWMVK from the coding sequence ATGAACGATCCCGGCCTCGTCCTCCGCGATATCCACCCGTCCCCGGCACCTTCCTGGTGGCCGCCGGCATCGGGCTGGTGGGCGCTCGCCGCGGTCCTGGTCGCCGTGGTCGTGGCGTGCGTGCTGTGGCGGCGCAGCCGGCAGCGCCGGATCCGGCGCGTGACGCGGATGTTCGACGACGCGCTCGCCGTTGATGCCGGCGCGTCCGCGCAGGTCGCCGCCATGTCGCAGCTGTTGCGCCGGGCGGCGCGGCGCCGCGATCGCCACGCCGACACGCTGTCGGGCGATGCCTGGCTGGCCTTCCTCGATGCCGGCGATGCACGCGCGCCGTTCTCGCAGGGCGAGGGCCGCTTGCTGCTCGACGGCGGTTTCCGCCGCGACACGGACCTGACGCGCGTCGCCGCGTTGCAGTCGCTGGCGCGCGCACGCTTCGTCGACTGGATGGTGAAGTAA
- a CDS encoding pilus assembly protein PilM has protein sequence MGRKIVGIVTKGQPTLVGVDISSTAVKLLQLSKAGDRYRVEHYAVEPLPPNAVVEKNIVEVEAVGEAIKRAVNRSGTKVKYAAAAVAGSSVITKVIPMPADLDEDDLESQVELEAVNYVPYPIEEVNLDFEVLGPMANNPGTLQVLLAASRSENVELRSSALEIGGLTPKVMDVEAFAIENAFALLANQLSGPRDGLTALIDSGATMTTLNVLRNGRSLYSREQVFGGKQLTDEVMRRYGLSYEEAGLAKRQGGLPESYQAEVLEPFKEAMVQQVSRLLQFFYAGSEFNRVDQIVLAGGNAAIPGIAQMVEEHLGVPTLVANPLAHMTLGPRVQAHALAQDAPALMIACGLALRSFD, from the coding sequence ATGGGGAGAAAAATCGTGGGGATCGTCACAAAAGGCCAGCCGACCCTCGTCGGCGTGGACATCAGTTCGACCGCGGTGAAGCTGTTGCAGCTCTCGAAGGCTGGCGACCGCTACCGCGTCGAGCACTATGCGGTCGAGCCGCTGCCGCCGAATGCCGTGGTCGAGAAGAACATCGTCGAGGTCGAGGCGGTGGGCGAGGCGATCAAGCGCGCGGTCAATCGCTCCGGCACCAAGGTCAAGTACGCCGCTGCTGCGGTGGCGGGCTCGTCGGTCATCACCAAGGTGATCCCGATGCCGGCCGATCTCGACGAGGACGACCTCGAATCGCAGGTCGAACTCGAGGCCGTCAACTACGTGCCGTACCCGATCGAGGAAGTGAACCTCGATTTCGAGGTGCTCGGCCCGATGGCCAACAACCCGGGCACGCTGCAGGTGCTGCTCGCGGCGTCCCGTTCGGAGAACGTCGAACTGCGCTCCTCGGCGCTGGAAATCGGCGGCCTCACCCCGAAGGTCATGGACGTGGAAGCGTTCGCGATCGAGAACGCGTTCGCGCTGCTCGCCAACCAGCTGAGTGGCCCACGCGACGGCCTGACCGCGCTGATCGACTCCGGCGCGACGATGACCACGCTCAACGTCCTGCGCAACGGCCGCAGCCTGTACAGCCGCGAACAGGTGTTCGGCGGCAAGCAGCTCACCGACGAAGTGATGCGCCGTTACGGACTCAGCTACGAGGAAGCGGGTCTGGCCAAGCGCCAGGGCGGCCTGCCGGAAAGCTACCAGGCCGAAGTGCTCGAGCCCTTCAAGGAAGCCATGGTCCAGCAGGTGAGCCGCCTGCTGCAGTTCTTCTATGCCGGCAGCGAGTTCAACCGCGTCGACCAGATCGTGCTCGCCGGCGGCAACGCGGCCATTCCGGGCATCGCCCAGATGGTCGAGGAGCACCTCGGCGTGCCCACGCTCGTAGCCAACCCGCTGGCGCACATGACGCTCGGTCCCCGCGTGCAGGCGCACGCACTGGCGCAGGATGCACCTGCGCTGATGATCGCCTGTGGCCTCGCCCTGAGGAGCTTCGACTGA
- a CDS encoding PilN domain-containing protein — translation MARINLLPWRVERRKQRQKEFGILLGMSALGAVLLSFLMVGYYSAQISGQHERNKYLDDQIALVQKQIDEIKLLDEKKAKLLARKEIIEKLQANRSQMVHLFDSLVRTIPDGVILTSIKQDEDTLTLEGRAQSNARVSTYMRNLESSGWMTKPDLSIIEAKGNDKALPNEFKLSVKLANPNAPKDEDGDGKPDAPAAPPAGAAPAGSAPAPAAPATPPAAAPAQQGAAS, via the coding sequence ATGGCACGGATCAACCTCCTCCCGTGGCGCGTCGAACGGCGCAAGCAGCGCCAGAAGGAATTCGGCATCCTGCTCGGCATGTCGGCCCTTGGTGCCGTCCTGCTGTCGTTCCTGATGGTCGGCTACTACAGCGCCCAGATCAGCGGCCAGCACGAACGTAACAAGTACCTCGACGACCAGATCGCTCTGGTGCAGAAGCAGATCGACGAGATCAAGCTGCTGGACGAGAAGAAGGCCAAGCTGCTCGCCCGCAAGGAAATCATCGAGAAGCTGCAGGCGAACCGCTCGCAGATGGTCCATCTGTTCGATTCGCTGGTGCGGACGATTCCGGACGGCGTGATCCTGACTTCGATCAAGCAGGACGAAGACACGCTAACCCTGGAAGGCCGGGCGCAATCCAACGCCCGCGTCAGTACCTACATGCGCAACCTCGAAAGCTCCGGTTGGATGACCAAGCCGGATCTGTCGATCATTGAGGCGAAGGGCAACGACAAGGCGCTTCCGAACGAGTTCAAGTTGAGCGTCAAGCTCGCCAACCCGAACGCGCCCAAGGACGAGGACGGCGACGGCAAGCCCGATGCCCCGGCGGCACCGCCGGCCGGCGCTGCGCCCGCAGGTAGTGCCCCCGCGCCTGCGGCTCCCGCTACTCCCCCGGCTGCCGCCCCTGCCCAACAAGGAGCCGCCTCGTGA
- a CDS encoding type IV pilus secretin PilQ codes for MTVFNANRSTRTGIGLAIGLLAGFSAAQAATPSAGGTFTPTFVAQVAPAAAPMSSNDPAKQLPGAISVSNIDFKRGDGGAGKLILRFSGDGATPDLRSTGSTVTINVGNAQLPTNLQKPLNVTDFATPVQSIDARPAGNGTQLVLNTNGAYESMAYQTGRDYIVEIVPRAAASKQRAVGAATTAAAPARAYGGRPVTFNFQDVPVRTVLQLIAEESGLNVVAADTVQGNVTLRLVNVPWDQALDIVLQAKGLDKRRSGNVIWIAPQSEIAKYEQDKEDARIALDNRVDLVTEYIQINYHNAGAIYKALTEAKGVGGTGQGQGQGSQNDTGFLSGRGRLVADDRTNTLMVSDIPKKVAQIRELVRVIDRPVDQVIIEARIVIATETFAREIGARFGINGATGKDGDRSSLGFGGSAEASSASAQARAAAQQAGQSRFNTSKDFNVNLPVQSPAGALALSILNAGYLLDVELSAMQEEGRGEVISNPRVVTSNQREALIRQGQEVGYVTVTQGQGAGGQVAQQTVQFKDVLLEMKVTPTITNDGRVFLNMNVKKDEVEDFVEASIGSVPLINKREVNTAVLIEDGQTVVIGGVYEFRDRSDIQKVPFLGDIPFLGNLFKKKGKNKEKAELLIFVTPKVLQVAQR; via the coding sequence ATGACCGTTTTCAACGCCAACCGCTCCACGCGCACCGGCATCGGCCTCGCAATCGGGCTGCTTGCAGGCTTCAGTGCGGCCCAGGCCGCCACGCCGTCGGCGGGCGGCACGTTCACGCCGACCTTCGTCGCCCAGGTCGCTCCCGCGGCCGCGCCGATGTCGAGCAATGATCCCGCCAAGCAGCTTCCGGGCGCCATCTCGGTTTCCAATATCGATTTCAAGCGTGGCGATGGCGGAGCCGGCAAGCTCATCCTACGTTTCAGTGGCGATGGCGCGACTCCGGACCTGCGTAGCACGGGTTCGACGGTGACGATCAATGTCGGCAACGCGCAGCTGCCGACGAACCTGCAGAAGCCGTTGAACGTCACCGACTTCGCCACGCCGGTGCAGTCCATCGACGCGCGCCCGGCCGGCAACGGCACCCAACTGGTGTTGAACACCAACGGCGCCTACGAATCCATGGCCTACCAGACGGGTCGCGATTACATCGTGGAAATCGTGCCGCGCGCCGCAGCCTCCAAGCAGCGCGCTGTCGGTGCCGCGACCACTGCTGCGGCGCCGGCTCGGGCCTACGGCGGCCGTCCGGTGACCTTCAACTTCCAGGACGTGCCGGTGCGTACGGTGCTCCAGCTCATCGCCGAAGAGTCCGGACTTAACGTTGTCGCCGCCGACACCGTGCAGGGCAATGTGACCCTGCGTTTGGTGAACGTGCCTTGGGACCAGGCCCTGGACATCGTCCTGCAGGCCAAGGGGCTGGACAAGCGCCGTAGCGGCAACGTGATCTGGATTGCACCGCAGTCCGAGATCGCCAAGTACGAGCAGGACAAGGAAGACGCGCGTATCGCGCTCGACAATCGCGTCGACCTGGTCACGGAGTACATCCAGATCAACTACCACAACGCCGGCGCCATCTATAAGGCGCTGACCGAGGCGAAGGGCGTTGGTGGCACTGGCCAAGGCCAAGGTCAGGGCAGCCAGAACGACACCGGCTTCCTCTCGGGCCGCGGCCGTCTCGTGGCCGACGACCGCACCAACACGCTGATGGTCAGCGACATCCCGAAGAAGGTCGCGCAGATCCGTGAACTGGTCCGGGTCATCGACCGCCCGGTGGACCAGGTCATCATCGAAGCCCGCATCGTGATCGCGACCGAGACCTTCGCGCGCGAGATCGGTGCGCGGTTCGGGATCAACGGTGCCACCGGCAAGGACGGCGATCGCAGCAGCCTCGGCTTCGGCGGCAGTGCGGAGGCCTCGTCGGCCAGCGCACAGGCACGCGCCGCCGCGCAGCAGGCCGGCCAGTCGCGTTTCAACACTTCGAAAGACTTCAACGTGAACCTGCCGGTGCAGAGCCCGGCCGGCGCCCTGGCGCTCTCGATTCTCAATGCCGGCTACCTGCTCGACGTCGAGCTGTCGGCGATGCAGGAAGAAGGCCGCGGCGAAGTCATCTCGAACCCGCGCGTCGTCACCAGCAACCAGCGCGAGGCACTGATCCGTCAGGGCCAGGAAGTCGGTTACGTGACGGTGACCCAGGGCCAGGGCGCCGGTGGCCAGGTCGCGCAGCAGACGGTCCAGTTCAAGGACGTGCTGCTGGAAATGAAGGTGACACCGACCATCACCAACGACGGTCGCGTCTTCCTCAACATGAACGTGAAGAAGGACGAAGTCGAGGATTTCGTGGAAGCCTCGATCGGCAGCGTGCCGCTGATCAACAAGCGTGAGGTCAACACTGCCGTGCTGATCGAGGACGGCCAGACCGTGGTCATCGGCGGCGTGTACGAGTTCCGCGATCGCAGCGACATCCAGAAGGTGCCGTTCCTCGGCGACATTCCCTTCCTCGGCAACCTGTTCAAGAAGAAGGGCAAGAACAAGGAAAAGGCCGAACTGCTCATCTTCGTGACGCCGAAGGTGCTGCAGGTCGCGCAGCGCTGA
- a CDS encoding DUF58 domain-containing protein → MGDNAAAGDALRHDGIQPTLEELVALRASVSGHRRARQGRHGASGHALSPLRGRGMEYAESRDYVAGDDARHIDWRLTARTGRAHTKLFQAERERLTLIVADTAPALYFGTRTRFKSVQAARAGAVAAWAAVRDGDRIAALRGSVREPPIAPASGARGGLRVLDALVRWYAQPPGEDAGLGIALDHAQRLLRPGARLVILADPHSAVAITDQRWSALAQHQEVVVLLLTDPLETQPPKQALPFSREGHRVELDLASPAQRQRWLREFGAPIEAALTRLSARGIRAQALSTELPSESWLPLLGRMRPLVA, encoded by the coding sequence ATGGGCGACAACGCGGCTGCCGGCGACGCGCTGCGCCACGATGGCATCCAGCCGACGCTGGAGGAACTGGTGGCGCTGCGTGCAAGCGTCAGTGGGCATCGCCGTGCGCGCCAGGGGCGGCACGGTGCCAGCGGGCACGCATTGTCGCCACTGCGCGGGCGTGGCATGGAATACGCGGAATCGCGCGACTACGTGGCCGGCGACGATGCCCGCCACATCGATTGGCGCCTGACCGCGCGCACCGGGCGCGCGCACACCAAATTGTTCCAGGCCGAACGCGAGCGCCTCACCCTGATCGTCGCCGACACCGCGCCTGCGCTGTACTTCGGCACGCGCACGCGCTTCAAGTCGGTGCAGGCGGCGCGTGCGGGTGCCGTGGCCGCGTGGGCGGCGGTGCGCGATGGCGACCGCATCGCCGCGCTGCGCGGCAGCGTGCGCGAGCCGCCAATCGCGCCGGCGTCGGGCGCACGCGGCGGCCTGCGCGTGCTCGATGCACTGGTGCGCTGGTACGCACAACCGCCGGGAGAGGATGCCGGCCTGGGCATCGCCCTCGACCATGCACAGCGACTGCTGCGGCCCGGCGCGCGGCTGGTGATCCTCGCAGATCCGCACAGCGCGGTCGCCATCACCGATCAACGCTGGTCCGCGCTGGCGCAGCACCAAGAAGTGGTCGTCCTGTTGCTGACGGACCCGCTGGAAACCCAGCCGCCCAAACAGGCGTTGCCGTTCAGTCGCGAGGGCCACCGCGTCGAACTGGACCTCGCCTCGCCAGCACAGCGCCAACGCTGGTTGCGCGAATTCGGCGCGCCCATCGAAGCCGCGCTAACGCGCCTGTCCGCACGCGGCATCCGCGCGCAAGCCCTGTCGACGGAGCTGCCCAGCGAATCGTGGCTGCCGCTGCTTGGGCGGATGCGCCCGCTGGTGGCGTGA
- a CDS encoding vWA domain-containing protein: MPAFASADAVLDLFAWPWLLLALPLPLLARWLLPASRTSGAALRVPYGARFDAIAQVGGRALRGGRVHPLLVLAWILLCIAAARPQQLGEAVQPPQVGRDLMLALDLSGSMAEPDMELGGRPVDRLTAAKAVLADFLDRRAGDRVGLLVFGRRAYALTPLTLDRDSVREQLGDSVVGLAGQETAIGDAIGLAVKRLRTQPAEQRVVILLTDGVNTAGTLDPAKAAELARGEHVRVHTVAFGGEGSLSLFGFKLPMPGGGDEIDETSLHAIAKQTGGRFFRARDTGELAGIYAEIDRLEPVRRPGQAVRPRLERYAWPLGAALLCALLALAWPRRRA; this comes from the coding sequence GTGCCGGCGTTTGCTTCCGCCGATGCCGTGCTGGACCTGTTCGCATGGCCGTGGCTGCTGCTGGCATTGCCGTTGCCGCTGTTGGCGCGCTGGCTACTGCCCGCATCGCGCACGAGCGGCGCCGCCCTGCGTGTTCCCTATGGCGCGCGCTTCGATGCCATCGCGCAGGTGGGCGGGCGCGCCTTGCGCGGCGGACGCGTGCATCCGTTGCTGGTGCTGGCCTGGATCCTGCTGTGCATCGCCGCGGCACGCCCGCAACAGCTGGGCGAAGCCGTGCAGCCGCCGCAGGTGGGGCGCGACCTGATGCTCGCGCTCGACCTGTCCGGCAGCATGGCCGAGCCCGACATGGAACTGGGCGGGCGTCCGGTCGATCGCCTCACTGCCGCGAAAGCCGTGCTCGCCGATTTCCTGGACCGGCGTGCGGGCGACCGCGTGGGGCTGCTGGTGTTCGGGCGTCGCGCCTATGCGCTGACCCCGCTCACGCTCGACCGCGATTCGGTGCGCGAACAACTCGGCGACAGCGTGGTCGGCCTGGCCGGGCAGGAGACGGCGATCGGCGATGCCATCGGCCTCGCGGTCAAACGCCTGCGCACCCAGCCGGCGGAGCAGCGCGTGGTGATCCTGCTGACCGACGGCGTCAATACCGCCGGCACGCTGGACCCGGCCAAGGCGGCGGAACTCGCGCGTGGTGAACACGTACGCGTGCACACCGTCGCCTTCGGCGGCGAAGGCTCGTTGTCGTTGTTCGGCTTCAAGCTGCCGATGCCGGGCGGGGGCGACGAAATCGACGAGACCTCGCTGCACGCGATCGCCAAGCAGACCGGTGGGCGCTTCTTCCGCGCGCGCGACACCGGCGAGCTTGCGGGCATCTATGCCGAGATCGACCGGCTCGAACCCGTGCGCCGCCCGGGCCAGGCGGTGCGTCCGAGGCTGGAGCGCTACGCCTGGCCGCTCGGTGCGGCGTTGCTGTGCGCGCTCCTGGCGCTGGCGTGGCCGCGGAGGCGCGCATGA
- a CDS encoding pilus assembly protein PilP, translated as MLLPSERAAGFFRGIALVALVLAAAGCARGITSTPGDAPNLEKWTAEVKARPAPPLDPLPVMQQFETFEYSAYALRDPFSTAFTDTDNGSGPRPDRQRRKQTLEQFPLDSLDMVGTLGRGAGTIALVMAPDKVTYRVRPGNYLGQSDGRVTGVFEDRIELVELVPDGAGGWLERPATVALEDQ; from the coding sequence ATGCTGCTACCTTCTGAACGCGCTGCCGGTTTTTTCCGCGGGATCGCATTGGTTGCGCTGGTGCTAGCCGCCGCGGGCTGCGCCCGTGGTATCACCAGCACGCCGGGCGATGCGCCAAACCTGGAAAAGTGGACCGCCGAGGTCAAGGCACGACCTGCGCCGCCGCTGGATCCGTTGCCGGTGATGCAGCAGTTCGAGACGTTCGAATATTCGGCGTACGCACTGCGCGATCCCTTCAGCACCGCCTTCACCGACACCGACAACGGCTCCGGCCCGCGTCCGGATCGCCAGCGCCGCAAGCAAACGCTGGAGCAGTTCCCGCTCGACAGCCTGGACATGGTGGGGACGCTGGGTCGTGGCGCGGGGACGATCGCGCTGGTGATGGCGCCCGACAAGGTCACCTACCGTGTTCGCCCGGGGAACTACCTGGGGCAGAGCGACGGGCGGGTAACCGGTGTGTTTGAAGACCGCATCGAGTTGGTGGAACTGGTGCCGGATGGCGCGGGCGGCTGGCTGGAACGTCCAGCAACAGTCGCATTAGAAGATCAATGA